One window from the genome of Oryctolagus cuniculus chromosome 1, mOryCun1.1, whole genome shotgun sequence encodes:
- the SLC2A8 gene encoding solute carrier family 2, facilitated glucose transporter member 8 isoform X1 produces the protein MTPEDRETQPLLGPPGGSTPRSRRVFLAAFAAALGPLSFGFALGYSSPAIPSLRRAAPPAPRLDDNEASWFGAIVTLGAAAGGVLGGGLVDRAGRKLSLLLSAVPFVVGFAVITAARDVWVLLGGRLLTGLACGVASLVAPVYISEVAYPAVRGLLGSCVQLMVVTGILLAYLAGWVLEWRWLAVLGCVPPTLMLLLMSCVPETPRFLLAQHRRQEAMAALRFLWGSEQGWEEPPIAAERQGFQLALLRRPGIYKPFVIGVSLMAFQQLSGVNAVMFYAETIFEEAKFKDSSLASVVVGLIQVLFTALAALIMDRAGRRLLLTLSGVIMVFSTSAFGAYFKLAQGGPGNSSHVDLLAPVSTEPIDPSVGLAWLAVGSMCLFIAGFAVGWGPIPWLLMSEIFPLHVKGVATGVCVLTNWLMAFLVTKEFSSVMWPLLSPQEALRPYGAFWLASAFCIFGVLFTLFCVPETKGKTLEQITAHFEGR, from the exons ATGACGCCTGAGGACCGGGAGACCCAGCCGCTCCTGGGGCCGCCGGGCGGCAG TACTCCCCGCAGCCGCCGCGTCTTCCTCGCCGCCTTCGCCGCCGCCCTGGGCCCGCTCAGCTTCGGCTTCGCCCTCGGCTACAGCTCCCCGGCCATCCCGAGCCTGCGGCGCgcagcgccccccgccccgcgcctggACGACAATGAGGCCTCCTGGTTCGGG GCCATCGTGACCCTGGGCGCCGCGGCCGGGGGCGTGCTCGGCGGGGGCCTGGTGGACCGCGCGGGGCGCAAGCTGAGCCTGCTGCTCTCCGCGGTGCCCTTTGTGGTGGGCTTCGCCGTCATCACCGCGGCCCGGGACGTGTGGGTGCTGCTCGGCGGCCGCCTGCTCACCGGCCTGGCTTGCGGAGTGGCCTCGCTCGTGGCCCCG GTCTACATCTCCGAGGTTGCCTACCCGGCCGTCCGCGGGCTGCTCGGCTCCTGTGTGCAGCTGATGGTCGTCACAGGCATCCTCCTGGCCTACCTGGCAG gctgggtgCTGGAGTGGCGCTggctggctgtgctgggctgcGTGCCCCCCACCCTCATGCTGCTGCTCATGAGCTGCGTGCCTGAGACCCCGCGCTTCCTGCTGGCTCAGCACAGGCGCCAGGAGGCCATGGCCGCCCTGCGGTTCCTGTGGGGCTCCGAGCAGGGCTGGGAAGAGCCCCCCATCGCGGCTGAGCGCCAG GGCTTCCAGCTGGCCCTGCTGAGGCGCCCCGGCATCTACAAGCCCTTTGTCATCGGCGTCTCACTGATGGCCTTCCAGCAGCTGTCCGGCGTCAACGCCGTCATGTTCTACGCAGAGACCATTTTCGAGGAGGCCAAGTTCAAG GACAGCAGCCTGGCCTCGGTCGTCGTGGGTCTCATCCAGGTGCTGTTCACAGCTTTGGCGGCCCTCATCATGGACAGAGCTGGGCGGAGGCTGCTCCTGACCTTGTCAG gcGTGATCATGGTGTTCAGCACCAGTGCCTTCGGTGCCTACTTCAAGCTGGCCCAGGGGGGCCCCGGCAACTCCTCCCACGTGGACCTCCTGGCGCCCGTCTCCACAGAGCCCATCGACCCCAGCGTGGGGCTGGCCTGGTTGGCCGTGGGCAGCATGTGCCTCTTCATCGCTG GCTTTGCGGTGGGCTGGGGGCCCATCCCCTGGCTCCTCATGTCGGAGATCTTCCCCCTGCACGTCAAGGGTGTGGCTACGGGCGTCTGCGTCCTCACCAACTGGCTCATGGCCTTCCTGGTGACCAAGGAGTTCAGCAGCGTCATG TGGCCTTTGCTCTCGCCGCAGGAGGCCCTCCGGCCCTACGGCGCGTTCTGGCTCGCCTCTGCCTTCTGCATCTTCGGCGTCCTTTTCACTTTGTTCTGCGTCCCTGAAACCAAGGGGAAGACCCTGGAGCAGATCACAGCCCACTTTGAAGGGCGGTGA
- the SLC2A8 gene encoding solute carrier family 2, facilitated glucose transporter member 8 isoform X2, giving the protein MTPEDRETQPLLGPPGGSTPRSRRVFLAAFAAALGPLSFGFALGYSSPAIPSLRRAAPPAPRLDDNEASWFGAIVTLGAAAGGVLGGGLVDRAGRKLSLLLSAVPFVVGFAVITAARDVWVLLGGRLLTGLACGVASLVAPVYISEVAYPAVRGLLGSCVQLMVVTGILLAYLAGWVLEWRWLAVLGCVPPTLMLLLMSCVPETPRFLLAQHRRQEAMAALRFLWGSEQGWEEPPIAAERQGFQLALLRRPGIYKPFVIGVSLMAFQQLSGVNAVMFYAETIFEEAKFKDSSLASVVVGLIQVLFTALAALIMDRAGRRLLLTLSGVIMVFSTSAFGAYFKLAQGGPGNSSHVDLLAPVSTEPIDPSVGLAWLAVGSMCLFIAGFAVGWGPIPWLLMSEIFPLHVKGVATGVCVLTNWLMAFLVTKEFSSVMEALRPYGAFWLASAFCIFGVLFTLFCVPETKGKTLEQITAHFEGR; this is encoded by the exons ATGACGCCTGAGGACCGGGAGACCCAGCCGCTCCTGGGGCCGCCGGGCGGCAG TACTCCCCGCAGCCGCCGCGTCTTCCTCGCCGCCTTCGCCGCCGCCCTGGGCCCGCTCAGCTTCGGCTTCGCCCTCGGCTACAGCTCCCCGGCCATCCCGAGCCTGCGGCGCgcagcgccccccgccccgcgcctggACGACAATGAGGCCTCCTGGTTCGGG GCCATCGTGACCCTGGGCGCCGCGGCCGGGGGCGTGCTCGGCGGGGGCCTGGTGGACCGCGCGGGGCGCAAGCTGAGCCTGCTGCTCTCCGCGGTGCCCTTTGTGGTGGGCTTCGCCGTCATCACCGCGGCCCGGGACGTGTGGGTGCTGCTCGGCGGCCGCCTGCTCACCGGCCTGGCTTGCGGAGTGGCCTCGCTCGTGGCCCCG GTCTACATCTCCGAGGTTGCCTACCCGGCCGTCCGCGGGCTGCTCGGCTCCTGTGTGCAGCTGATGGTCGTCACAGGCATCCTCCTGGCCTACCTGGCAG gctgggtgCTGGAGTGGCGCTggctggctgtgctgggctgcGTGCCCCCCACCCTCATGCTGCTGCTCATGAGCTGCGTGCCTGAGACCCCGCGCTTCCTGCTGGCTCAGCACAGGCGCCAGGAGGCCATGGCCGCCCTGCGGTTCCTGTGGGGCTCCGAGCAGGGCTGGGAAGAGCCCCCCATCGCGGCTGAGCGCCAG GGCTTCCAGCTGGCCCTGCTGAGGCGCCCCGGCATCTACAAGCCCTTTGTCATCGGCGTCTCACTGATGGCCTTCCAGCAGCTGTCCGGCGTCAACGCCGTCATGTTCTACGCAGAGACCATTTTCGAGGAGGCCAAGTTCAAG GACAGCAGCCTGGCCTCGGTCGTCGTGGGTCTCATCCAGGTGCTGTTCACAGCTTTGGCGGCCCTCATCATGGACAGAGCTGGGCGGAGGCTGCTCCTGACCTTGTCAG gcGTGATCATGGTGTTCAGCACCAGTGCCTTCGGTGCCTACTTCAAGCTGGCCCAGGGGGGCCCCGGCAACTCCTCCCACGTGGACCTCCTGGCGCCCGTCTCCACAGAGCCCATCGACCCCAGCGTGGGGCTGGCCTGGTTGGCCGTGGGCAGCATGTGCCTCTTCATCGCTG GCTTTGCGGTGGGCTGGGGGCCCATCCCCTGGCTCCTCATGTCGGAGATCTTCCCCCTGCACGTCAAGGGTGTGGCTACGGGCGTCTGCGTCCTCACCAACTGGCTCATGGCCTTCCTGGTGACCAAGGAGTTCAGCAGCGTCATG GAGGCCCTCCGGCCCTACGGCGCGTTCTGGCTCGCCTCTGCCTTCTGCATCTTCGGCGTCCTTTTCACTTTGTTCTGCGTCCCTGAAACCAAGGGGAAGACCCTGGAGCAGATCACAGCCCACTTTGAAGGGCGGTGA
- the SLC2A8 gene encoding solute carrier family 2, facilitated glucose transporter member 8 isoform X3, producing MTPEDRETQPLLGPPGGSTPRSRRVFLAAFAAALGPLSFGFALGYSSPAIPSLRRAAPPAPRLDDNEASWFGAIVTLGAAAGGVLGGGLVDRAGRKLSLLLSAVPFVVGFAVITAARDVWVLLGGRLLTGLACGVASLVAPVYISEVAYPAVRGLLGSCVQLMVVTGILLAYLAGWVLEWRWLAVLGCVPPTLMLLLMSCVPETPRFLLAQHRRQEAMAALRFLWGSEQGWEEPPIAAERQGFQLALLRRPGIYKPFVIGVSLMAFQQLSGVNAVMFYAETIFEEAKFKDSSLASVVVGLIQVLFTALAALIMDRAGRRLLLTLSGVIMVFSTSAFGAYFKLAQGGPGNSSHVDLLAPVSTEPIDPSVGLAWLAVGSMCLFIAGGPPALRRVLARLCLLHLRRPFHFVLRP from the exons ATGACGCCTGAGGACCGGGAGACCCAGCCGCTCCTGGGGCCGCCGGGCGGCAG TACTCCCCGCAGCCGCCGCGTCTTCCTCGCCGCCTTCGCCGCCGCCCTGGGCCCGCTCAGCTTCGGCTTCGCCCTCGGCTACAGCTCCCCGGCCATCCCGAGCCTGCGGCGCgcagcgccccccgccccgcgcctggACGACAATGAGGCCTCCTGGTTCGGG GCCATCGTGACCCTGGGCGCCGCGGCCGGGGGCGTGCTCGGCGGGGGCCTGGTGGACCGCGCGGGGCGCAAGCTGAGCCTGCTGCTCTCCGCGGTGCCCTTTGTGGTGGGCTTCGCCGTCATCACCGCGGCCCGGGACGTGTGGGTGCTGCTCGGCGGCCGCCTGCTCACCGGCCTGGCTTGCGGAGTGGCCTCGCTCGTGGCCCCG GTCTACATCTCCGAGGTTGCCTACCCGGCCGTCCGCGGGCTGCTCGGCTCCTGTGTGCAGCTGATGGTCGTCACAGGCATCCTCCTGGCCTACCTGGCAG gctgggtgCTGGAGTGGCGCTggctggctgtgctgggctgcGTGCCCCCCACCCTCATGCTGCTGCTCATGAGCTGCGTGCCTGAGACCCCGCGCTTCCTGCTGGCTCAGCACAGGCGCCAGGAGGCCATGGCCGCCCTGCGGTTCCTGTGGGGCTCCGAGCAGGGCTGGGAAGAGCCCCCCATCGCGGCTGAGCGCCAG GGCTTCCAGCTGGCCCTGCTGAGGCGCCCCGGCATCTACAAGCCCTTTGTCATCGGCGTCTCACTGATGGCCTTCCAGCAGCTGTCCGGCGTCAACGCCGTCATGTTCTACGCAGAGACCATTTTCGAGGAGGCCAAGTTCAAG GACAGCAGCCTGGCCTCGGTCGTCGTGGGTCTCATCCAGGTGCTGTTCACAGCTTTGGCGGCCCTCATCATGGACAGAGCTGGGCGGAGGCTGCTCCTGACCTTGTCAG gcGTGATCATGGTGTTCAGCACCAGTGCCTTCGGTGCCTACTTCAAGCTGGCCCAGGGGGGCCCCGGCAACTCCTCCCACGTGGACCTCCTGGCGCCCGTCTCCACAGAGCCCATCGACCCCAGCGTGGGGCTGGCCTGGTTGGCCGTGGGCAGCATGTGCCTCTTCATCGCTG GAGGCCCTCCGGCCCTACGGCGCGTTCTGGCTCGCCTCTGCCTTCTGCATCTTCGGCGTCCTTTTCACTTTGTTCTGCGTCCCTGA
- the RPL12 gene encoding large ribosomal subunit protein uL11 yields the protein MPPKFDPNEIKVVYLRCTGGEVGATSALAPKIGPLGLSPKKVGDDIAKATGDWKGLRITVKLTIQNRQAQIEVVPSASALIIKALKEPPRDRKKQKNIKHSGNITFDEIVNIARQMRHRSLARELSGTIKEILGTAQSVGCNVDGRHPHDIIDDINSGAVECPAS from the exons ATGCCACCCAAGTTCGATCCCAACGAGATCAAAGTCG tatACCTGCGGTGCACCGGCGGCGAGGTCGGCGCCACGTCTGCCCTGGCCCCCAAGATCGGCCCCCTGGGCCTG TCTCCCAAAAAGGTTGGCGATGACATTGCCAAGGCCACCGGCGACTGGAAGGGGCTGCGGATCACAGTGAAACTGACCATCCAGAACCGGCAGGCCCAG ATCGAGGTGGTGCCTTCGGCCTCGGCCCTCATCATCAAAGCCCTCAAGGAACCGCCCCGGGACCGGAAGAAGCAGAAGAACA TCAAACACAGCGGCAACATCACCTTCGATGAGATCGTCAACATTGCCCGGCAGATGCGCCACCGGTCCCTCGCCAGAGAACTCTCCG GGACCATTAAGGAGATCCTGGGGACCGCCCAGTCTGTGGGCTGCAACGTGGACGGCCGCCACCCTCACGACATCATCGACGACATCAACAGTGGTGCCGTGGAGTGCCCGGCT AGCTAA